The DNA region AGGCCTGGCCACTTGTCCTGTCCTGACTTTTCCTTCACAGCCAAGTATAAGCCTGTGCATGCGTGTATTTTGTTAAGTCacttgtcatgtccaactctttgtgaccctatggactgaagcccgccaggctcctctgtccatgggattctccaggcaagaatactggatcaaacctgtctcctgcagctcatgaactgcaggcagattatttatcgctgagccacccgggaagccaacTACAGGCCTTCTTGGAGATAAAAGACCTGGAGTAGGTAGTTACTTTGGTTTCACAGAAGTCCCAATTCCCATCTTCGCCAAAAGTCCTTATTATCCAGGAACATAAAGCTTCCCCACCTCACCCAGGACCTGGGAATGAAGTTATCCATAGCTCTGCTCAGGAACAGCTTTGAGCTCCACAAGTCCTGCCATCAGGTCTCTCCTCCAAACTGGTTCTGGCTGAGGAATACTGCCAGGTGATAGACCTGCTCATTTTAAGTTCAGGACAAAACAGAAACGTGCAGTTATCCATGGAGTGGTGACTGGGTATCTTCTGTGTCTGAAGAATTGCTTGAATGCAGCaaaaaatagtttaataaaaGTCTCCCTGCTAAATAGGGAGATATTTTAATAAAGAGCACAAACTAGAATATACAAAATGAGAATTCAAAGAGAAACTTAGATGTCAACTCAGGCTTTATGCTGATTCCATGCCATGTGGTGATCCTTAATTCACACCTTACAGTACCTTAAAGGAACTTCAAAATGGTGTTAAGGAGCAATTAATGTGTAATAAAGTGACACTTTATGATAATCAATATTTATCCATATACCTGACTGAAAACTTGTATCAGACTTATGTTTCATAGCAGTGATTTAACTagagcaaacatttttaaaaaaccagcaAAGTTGAGtcttgctcagttatgtctgagtgaccccatggactgtagcccaccaggctcctctgtccatggcattctccaggcaagaatactggaatgggtagccattcccttctccaggggatcttcgtgacccagggatcaaacctgggtctccatgATGTCAGTGACAAAAACCTACCCAGAATCGACCGATTTCTCCTTTCCTGCAGATGCAGCTAACATATGAAACGTGCCAGATTTCACCAACTGAAAGAATTTTCAGAAGGTAAAACTAGCATATTAGAAAATGACTTTTAAGATAAACCATATAGCTTCCTTAATGTGAAACAGAAATCTCACCCAGAAAAAATAGGAACTTCAAGCCAGGACAATAAAAATGTTGCAAACCAAATACAATTATTTACACTTAAAATATTGATCTGAGGATGTAACTGTGTTCTACCTTTGTACCTATACAAAGATTCACCTGTGGACCCACAATGattatactaaaaaataataatcccaaAGTGCTTCTGTAGACTGCTCTGGCAGGATCTGCTTTAATTTGAAATAACAACTTCTCAGTCACATACAGAAAAGATCTcaggacaaatattttaaatctatcaAAGAACTCAGTTGTAAAAAGTCTTATTATTATTCTACCTTTTTTAGGATACAACCAATTTTTGATGAGATACACATGAAAGACATTTACGATACTATGCAAAGAATCAGGTATGCCTCGCCTAAACACAATGCGTACATTGtctcacatgtgtatatatatggcgTGTGTCTCCTTGTGTATAAGACACACTTCGAGTCTCTGGACATGAGTCCTTTAACACCAATACCTTCACcagtaaaatggggaaaatatccGTGGAAGTCATTCCCCAGTATTACTGGATAGATATTAGCACTTTGTAAAGAAAATaccaatgcaaattaaaagcattaagcattcttattcattttctgtgCTTTTAATAACAAAAGCTCACAGAAGTGACAAATTCAAAAACAGCAATAGCAATAGCCTTTTCTAGCTATCTAATAGCTTAGAAATGATTTAAGAGAACTTTTTGCTATTCAAAAGATATCCATCCATTCACAGAGCTCTGGAAAAGTAAGTAATCTTTGAGAATAAGACTCCTCTTCTTAGCAATAAAACCTCTCAACTTCCTAAGCCAATATAtaataatcctaaaggaaaataattatctCTTCTTTATCCTTTAAAGTTAAAGCTTAGTTCTAACCATTTTCAATAAAATTCTCTTTCCATATTCCATACCAGAAATGGCAGTTCCTTAAAACCCAAGTTTTAAACACTTGCTTTTCTGTCCATAAAAGTTATTATGTTTATACATTGTCAGTAAGACAGAAGATATCCTGGTgtagaacatttatttatttattccatggAACACTCAAAGTTTAGATCAGTGGGAATTTTAATCAAAGAATTGTACATTTTCTTCCCACATATATCGCTTTGTATTAGGAAATGACATTGTGATCCATTTCACTacaatattacaaaatatttacaagaaaatattaaaaataactcaaaCATGAAAGGCAAGATGGGGGTGAAATAAACTGGTTTTTCAAGAAATCTCTACTCCAGTGCCCACAGCACACAATAAGAGAGCCAAAACAAATAACAAGGTTCCCCTTGATCACAAGTTTCAAAGAATTGGAGTGGGGGAAGAAATCTGATGAAAATGATGGTATGAAAGGGGATGGATGTTATTAGCAGCACTGATTCAATAACCAATTTATTTTGCATGAAATACCCTCTCTTTTATATGCAGTAAATTCTGAACAAGGCTAAACTTTAAGATATTccttgaaatgaaattaaaaataccctGACAGTGAAAGCAACTCTTCCACCTAAGCTGAGTAAGAGCCTCTTTCTCCATGAACCACTGATGTGAACAGAAGCCTGATCTAGCATCCAAAGCTGTCACAGCAGCCCTTCCATCTCTTTCATGAAAGCCTCATAGACATCGTCCTTAGTCTGCACCGACACAGGAACAGATGGGCCAGATTTGGGTGCTGTTTTGGCAAGAGGCACAGCAGAATCATCCTCCGACTTCCTCTGcggagcagcagcagcccctttaTTCTCCCGACGCACCCGCAGTGCGGTCGGCACAAATCGTGTGATCTCTGCCTTGGGATTAGTGATCTGTGGCTTGGCACTGATGGTTGCCGTGGCTTTCTTCTCGATGGTGGCTGCGCTTGTGTCATCCGCCTTGGGTCTCTGGATCAAGTTGGGGGGAGCACTTAGAACACCAGGGTTGGGTAAGGGAGCTGGTGGGAAGAGCCCTGGTGGGGCAGGTCCAAGAGGAGGCACCAGAGGTGGGCGCATCATGCCAGGACGGGGTGGAGGGATACCTAGACAAAGGAGAAcacaataataaaatttaactACTATTAAGGACTTTACAAACACAGGCTGACAATTTCTTGAAATGGACAATTTGTAGAAAATAAATCATACTGCCTGCTATCTGAAACTCAGGAATATATTTTGATAGTAAAGactatttttttgtaaaatagtaTTCACCTTCCATCTGTATCCCAATTCTTATGTTTTCCTCCTCTCTTAATAATGTACTACTTTAAACTATAAAGTAAAAGTAACAATACCAACTGTTTTCAAATATGATCTTAAGATGGCTGAATCTGTAATTTGACAACCTAAGATTCTATTCCATCTGTACAGTGCAGATGCTATCAAACCAAGGTTGGGATTTGATTCCCATGCGTTATTTACTGATTTACACAATACTCCTCCCCCTTAAAATGTAGCTGAATGGGCaggaaatacaattttaatgCTGGAATGAGAAAATCCGACTAATCATAAAATGTCACCATTACTGGAAAAGAATTCATGTCTTACTAATGGTTTGGACATACCATTATTATTCACCAGGAAGTGCAGGTTAATTTTCTCCAAGTACCCCCTTTCAGACTGAGAATAAAATACCAAATTTCCTCAACCTAGGACACTATTGCTTATACACACTTGTAATTATTCCATATAccactgagagagaaaaaaatgtccaaGAACAAGCTGAGGAGCTTAAAAGGAGACCTTTACATTAAATTAAGACAATCAATGTAGTAAACCAGAAATATACCTGCCACATATAAGATCAAAGGAAATTTGCCTATCTAACTTTGACACTGGGTagagagaatggaagaaaaaaaacttcCCCTTGTGACTGTAAACTTGATACCCATGCAGATGTATAGAATGACTTTACAACTCTAAGTGTAGTCCTAAAAAACTCTGAAATGAACAATTTAATCCAAAGTGTTCTCTGGCAAGGAAAAGTCCCCTCTGTGACAGCATCCAATTCAAATACCACTGGGAAGAACTCAACTTCTACCTAGGCCAAAAGCAGTTTAAAAACACCATTTTAAGATACCGCTTGATTTCAGGATACTGAAATGTGAAAATGTCTTAGGACAAATGAAATACATAGTAGACAGATTTTTGTCACAGAAAGCAAAGCTTCACCTGGAGGTGCCGGGGGAGGTAGCCGTGGTGGGGGTCCCCGAGGAGGAGGGCCAGGAGGCAGACCTGGGGGTGGGCCAGGAGGAGGGCCAGGGGGTCGACCGGGTGGTGGGCCTGGAGGTAAAAGGCGGGGCAGAGGCCCTCGGAGTCCTGGCATTCCAGGTGGTCTCAGGAACGGAGGAGCTCCTGAAACGAGAAAAGTGCGTAGTTAACATCAAACAAATATATCTGAAGTAGTTAATTGTGGCGTAAGATAACTGAGATGTGATTTCACTTTAACTTAACATCAGATAACTTCAAAATTTATTATGgtccatttctctttatttcccagTCCtaacacaaaacattttaaaccaCAGCTCTGCTGGGCTAGAGATACACAAAGATGACATGTCTTAAATGGCTCCAACATAAGCTGAAAATGCAGTATGAAAAGCATGGTGCTTTAAGGATCCTCTGAAACTCATTAAGATATACAAAGACCACTGAGAATGTCATAGGATATGTAATTTTGCTTTGCACTAGTCAGAGAATGAACTCAACTGAAGACTTAACTGGCAGATTATTGGACTAAAAGTCATAATTGGCCAGTAAGTTTTTTATATGTTGTTTCAAACTGTAAATTAACTTATTATACTTTTAAGCTGAAGACCTCATTAATACTGATGACTTCAGTCTCTAACTATACAGATTACACTAACATCCAATAACTCCCAACCAAAGAAGGACATGCAGTAGCATCTACTGTGCCCTAGTCATGTTCATAACCAACTAAGAACTGGGTCAACTCAGCATACTAAAGAGTAATTCTAAACAAACCCTCAGTTACATATTCCAGTTTCTGCTTGCTAAACTGTTAATATCAGAACTGATAAACTCTGAAAAAGAAGAGCTCTGAAGAAAGAGACAGCTGTCACAAGTTCTATGACTTACAAACAGTGTTGTTATGAATGAGCAAGTTGTGAATATCCTTGGAGAATCTTGATTTCTTAGAAAATTACACTAGCAGGAAACCAGAAATCATTACTACTAATGATGTCTACTTTCTGGAATAACTTCACTGTAACCACATTTAGGCTTATTTATTTACAGGATGTAAGTACTTGCCTGGAGGTGGTCCAGGAGGAAGGCCTGTAGGTGGTCCAGGTGGCCGTAAAGGTGGAGCAGGTGGCGGTCCAAGCGGAGGTGGTCCTGGCATGGGGGGTGCTTGTATCTGAGATGGAGGAACAGACTGTGGAGGGGCTTGCTGCTGGGAAGCTGCAGACGTGCCATCAGAGAGAGATTCCTCCTTATGCTGTTTCTGTGATTGCTTTTCTGCTTCAGAATCATCCGAATCTTCATCATCTTCCTCTGAAAATTCCTCCACTTCTCGTCCCTCCTCAGGGATTTCCTGACCTGAAAGAAATTTGAAACCAGACAAATGGAGCAGATTCATATTTTACAGCCTGTGAAAGAGCGATGCCTACAACACATAATCAATAAATGCTTTCTTAAAACTAACAACCAGTCTCCTTCAACAGAATATTCAGATATGCCAAGAATATAGTAGCATTCTTCTCATTCATACTAAGGCAGCAGAGTGCAAAGAGTCCAAGTTTTAGAACAAGACAGACCTGGACTTAAATGCCAGTCCAACTACTTACTGGCTGGCTAACTTTAGGCAGCTTACCTCAGTGTCGCCAAATCTTGACTTTTGAAAAACAAGAATTTAATACTTGATTGCTGAGATATTGAATAGAAAAATGTGTGTAAAGCAACTGGCAGGAGGAAATACCAATCACTGTTCTTTCCATGACTCACCTGCCATTCGAAGCATCATGGCTTGGAGAGGAGTCAGCTCCTtcatgttcttcttcttcttcttcctagaTTTTCCAGGCATATCTGCAAACCGTACACTCAGACCTAAAGgatcagagaagggaaaggatcaACAAAATTCAGTATTTGTTTACTATAAACAAATACACTAAACACTAGCTATAACTGCTTCCCACTACTTGGCAAAAAGACAAGAGCTATATTAAAGATAGTAAATCAAATGCCCACTGGTGGTAAATACATGCTACAGTGATtttaaagttgaaagtgaaagtgttaagtcattcagtcgtgtccaactctttgagaccccatggactgtagcccaccaggctcctccgtccatggaattctccagacaagaatactggagtgggttgccatttccttctccaggggatcttcccaaccc from Bos mutus isolate GX-2022 chromosome 5, NWIPB_WYAK_1.1, whole genome shotgun sequence includes:
- the WBP11 gene encoding WW domain-binding protein 11, with amino-acid sequence MGRRSTSSTKSGKFMNPTDQARKEARKRELKKNKKQRMMVRAAVLKMKDPKQIIRDMEKLDEMEFNPVQQPQLNEKVLKDKRKKLRETFERILRLYEKENPDIYKELRKLEVEYEQKRAQLSQYFDAVKNAQHVEVESIPLPDMPHAPSNILIQDIPLPGAQPPSILKKTSAYGPPTRAVSILPLLGHGVPRLPPGRKPPGPPPGPPPPQVLQMYGRKVGFALDLPTRRRDEDMLYSPELAQRGHDDDVSSTSEDDGYPEDMDQDKHDDSTDDSDSDRSDGESEGDEFVHRDDTERENNEEKKSGLSVRFADMPGKSRKKKKKNMKELTPLQAMMLRMAGQEIPEEGREVEEFSEEDDEDSDDSEAEKQSQKQHKEESLSDGTSAASQQQAPPQSVPPSQIQAPPMPGPPPLGPPPAPPLRPPGPPTGLPPGPPPGAPPFLRPPGMPGLRGPLPRLLPPGPPPGRPPGPPPGPPPGLPPGPPPRGPPPRLPPPAPPGIPPPRPGMMRPPLVPPLGPAPPGLFPPAPLPNPGVLSAPPNLIQRPKADDTSAATIEKKATATISAKPQITNPKAEITRFVPTALRVRRENKGAAAAPQRKSEDDSAVPLAKTAPKSGPSVPVSVQTKDDVYEAFMKEMEGLL